A window of the Verrucomicrobiota bacterium genome harbors these coding sequences:
- a CDS encoding 1-acyl-sn-glycerol-3-phosphate acyltransferase, with product MNPSYFIGWCFFRLLFATYFRCRFCNPERVPLQGPVILAANHASYIDPPLIGSGLKRSINYLARENLFRFPVVGAVLRSWQVVPVDRDGGGAKGLKAILDRLLAGGAIIVFPEGTRTRDGQLQPARSGIGLTVIKSSAPVVPVRVFGTYEAFGRHLHVPRPYRMTVKYGQPMMFGKLRAEAKTCSKARLKEIYQQVADEIMATIAKLEPHADKAQFP from the coding sequence ATGAATCCCAGTTACTTCATCGGCTGGTGTTTTTTTCGTCTTCTGTTCGCCACTTATTTTCGGTGTCGCTTTTGCAATCCGGAGCGCGTGCCGTTGCAGGGGCCGGTCATTCTGGCGGCCAATCACGCGAGCTATATCGACCCGCCGCTGATTGGTTCTGGGTTGAAGCGCTCGATCAATTACCTAGCGCGCGAAAATCTTTTCCGCTTTCCGGTGGTTGGCGCCGTTCTGCGGTCGTGGCAGGTCGTGCCGGTGGATCGGGACGGTGGTGGTGCGAAGGGGTTGAAAGCCATTCTCGATCGGTTGCTGGCGGGGGGCGCCATCATCGTGTTTCCAGAAGGAACGCGGACGCGCGACGGCCAATTGCAACCTGCGCGTTCGGGCATTGGATTAACGGTGATCAAATCGAGCGCACCGGTCGTGCCGGTGCGGGTATTCGGAACTTACGAAGCTTTCGGACGACACCTGCATGTTCCACGACCGTATCGAATGACAGTGAAGTACGGCCAACCGATGATGTTTGGAAAACTGCGCGCCGAGGCGAAAACCTGTTCCAAAGCGCGCCTTAAAGAGATTTATCAGCAGGTCGCTGATGAGATCATGGCAACCATTGCGAAACTCGAGCCGCACGCGGACAAGGCGCAATTTCCGTAG